From a region of the Rhipicephalus microplus isolate Deutch F79 chromosome X, USDA_Rmic, whole genome shotgun sequence genome:
- the LOC142776136 gene encoding uncharacterized protein LOC142776136 isoform X2, with the protein MIADKLASFDVVIVHVGTNNTVDSVNMCMDKYRQLAQGIIESNPTLHVAFSAILPRGQNRYRQGEEQLCDVCHLNDHYRNVNAALAQLCLERGFTILDSLVDSWPGFLSRDGVHPSRLGNKVLADFLYREACALSTQLERRHIQQSYKESKASAWSPVHCGLTLLSSHQEVG; encoded by the coding sequence ATGATTGCTGACAAGCTGGCCAGTTTTGATGTTGTCATTGTACATGTTGGCACAAACAACACTGTTGACAGTGTCAACATGTGCATGGACAAATATCGCCAGCTCGCTCAGGGAATCATCGAAAGCAATCCCACGTTGCATGTAGCTTTTTCTGCCATTCTTCCTCGGGGGCAGAATCGGTACCGCCAAGGGGAAGAACAGTTGTGTGATGTTTGTCATTTGAATGACCACTACAGGAATGTGAATGCCGCACTCGCACAGCTTTGCCTGGAGAGGGGCTTCACTATCCTGGATAGTCTTGTGGACAGCTGGCCTGGATTCCTGAGCAGGGATGGTGTCCACCCCAGCCGGCTTGGCAACAAGGTGCTGGCAGACTTCCTGTACCGTGAGGCCTGTGCCTTGTCCACCCAACTAGAGAGGAGACACATCCAACAGTCCTACAAGGAGTCCAAGGCATCTGCATGGA
- the LOC142776136 gene encoding uncharacterized protein LOC142776136 isoform X1: protein MIADKLASFDVVIVHVGTNNTVDSVNMCMDKYRQLAQGIIESNPTLHVAFSAILPRGQNRYRQGEEQLCDVCHLNDHYRNVNAALAQLCLERGFTILDSLVDSWPGFLSRDGVHPSRLGNKVLADFLYREACALSTQLERRHIQQSYKESKASAWSGWARQEHFSINLEVDFPALGPVHCGLTLLSSHQEVG from the coding sequence ATGATTGCTGACAAGCTGGCCAGTTTTGATGTTGTCATTGTACATGTTGGCACAAACAACACTGTTGACAGTGTCAACATGTGCATGGACAAATATCGCCAGCTCGCTCAGGGAATCATCGAAAGCAATCCCACGTTGCATGTAGCTTTTTCTGCCATTCTTCCTCGGGGGCAGAATCGGTACCGCCAAGGGGAAGAACAGTTGTGTGATGTTTGTCATTTGAATGACCACTACAGGAATGTGAATGCCGCACTCGCACAGCTTTGCCTGGAGAGGGGCTTCACTATCCTGGATAGTCTTGTGGACAGCTGGCCTGGATTCCTGAGCAGGGATGGTGTCCACCCCAGCCGGCTTGGCAACAAGGTGCTGGCAGACTTCCTGTACCGTGAGGCCTGTGCCTTGTCCACCCAACTAGAGAGGAGACACATCCAACAGTCCTACAAGGAGTCCAAGGCATCTGCATGGAGTGGGTGGGCTCGGCAGGAGCACTTTTCCATCAATTTGGAAGTCGATTTTCCAGCACTTG